The following are encoded in a window of Pangasianodon hypophthalmus isolate fPanHyp1 chromosome 14, fPanHyp1.pri, whole genome shotgun sequence genomic DNA:
- the vmp1 gene encoding vacuole membrane protein 1: MAENAADCEFPQRRLGPKDSRNGNFKDMSVRERRQQEREERLSLVLWRKPVQTLQYSFLETLITLKEWTWKLWYRRYSVFLVLVLFSVFTMAYSIEGAHQKYVQYLEKKILWCAYWVGLGILSSVGLGTGLHTFLLYLGPHIASVTLAAYECGSVNFPEPPYPTQIVCPEEEGVQDSVSLWTIMSKVRLEACMWGAGTAIGELPPYFMARAARLSGAEPDDEDYEEFEEMLEQAESAQDFATRAKLAVQNMVQKVGFLGILACASIPNPLFDLAGITCGHFLIPFWTFFGATLIGKAVIKMHIQKLFVIITFSKHIVEQMVSLIGAIPGVGVSLQKPFREYLEAQRAKLHHPAGHGTPAGENWLSWVFEKVVLVMVCYFILSIINSMAQSYAKRQQQRKHSEEKTK, translated from the exons ATGGCTGAAAATGCAGCAGATTGTGAGTTTCCCCAGAGGCGACTCGGACCCAAAGACAGCCGCAACGGTAATTTTAAAG ATATGTCGGTCAGAGAAAGAAGGCAGCAAGAACGAGAAGAGCGTCTCTCTCTGGTGCTGTGGAGAAAGCCCGTCCAGACGCTGCAGTATTCTTTCTTAGAGACACTCATCACTTTGAAGGAGTGGACATGGAA GCTGTGGTACAGAAGATATTCAGTGTTTTTGGTCCTAGtgcttttttcagtcttcacaATGGCCTACTCAATAGAAGGAGCACATCAGAAG TATGTACAGTACTTGGAGAAGAAGATCCTGTGGTGTGCCTACTGGGTAGGCTTGGGGATTTTGTCTTCAGTAGGCCTTGGTACAGGCCTTCACACTTTCCTTCTTTACCTG GGCCCACACATAGCCTCTGTCACACTGGCAGCGTATGAGTGTGGCTCAGTGAACTTCCCCGAGCCACCATACCCGACTCAGATTGTGTGTCCAGAGGAGGAGGGGGTGCAGGACAGTGTGTCCCTCTGGACCATTATGTCTAAGGTCCGGCTAGAGGCCTGTATGTGG GGAGCTGGCACTGCTATTGGAGAACTTCCTCCATATTTCATGGCACGAGCGGCTCGTCTTTCTGGAGCTGAACCGGATGATGAAGACTATGAGGAATTTGAAGAGATGCTGGAACAAGCAGAGAGTGCACAG GACTTTGCAACAAGAGCAAAACTTGCTGTACAAAACATGGTTCAGAAAGTAGGATTCTTGGGAATCCTGGCCTGTGCCTCA ATCCCAAATCCTCTGTTCGACCTGGCTGGTATTACATGCGGCCATTTTCTGATCCCATTTTGGACCTTCTTCGGAGCAACACTAATCGGAAAAGCAGTTATCAAGATGCACATTCAG AAACTCTTTGTAATCATAacgttcagcaagcacatagtGGAGCAGATGGTCTCTCTGATCGG GGCCATACCCGGGGTTGGAGTTTCCCTACAGAAGCCTTTCCGTGAATATCTGGAAGCGCAGCGAGCTAAGCTTCATCACCCAGCTGGGCATGGCACACCTGCG GGTGAGAACTGGCTCTCCTGGGTCTTTGAGAAAGTGGTTCTTGTCATGGTCTGCTATTTCATTTTGTCCATCATAAATTCCATGGCACAGAGCTATGCCAAGCGGCAGCAGCAGAGGAAGCACTCAGAAGAGAAAACCAAGTGA
- the tubd1 gene encoding tubulin delta chain isoform X2: MEPKVITHAIAKASGSGKWRYGGKSHFCQKQGSGNNWANGYCVHGPQHKDAVEDLVRREVERCDRLAGIFAMMSVAGGTGSGVGTYVTQCLRDTYPHSFILNHLTWPYGTGEVIVQNYNSVLTLSRLYTLSDALVVHENDTVHKICSQLMNIKHISISDVNKVIAHQLGSVLQPAYTADSPAHYSRNPIGELLSSLVCHPEYKLLNVLNIPHMSQTSLAYSAYTWPGLLKHLRQMLIANARMEEGIDWKVCVPSNRAESIRNTQMGFNRSLSNLLILRGKDVSSADIGAFKEPGLYVPWVPADGTFHMWHSPVPFSGYEKLATLVSNSQSLLNPLDNIVKKAWNMFASRAYIHQYTKFGISEEDFLESFTMLEQIISSYTHL; this comes from the exons ATGGAGCCCAAAGTAATTACTCATGCCATAGCAAAGGCGTCAGGCTCCGGAAAATGGAGATATGGGGGAAAATCCCACTTCTGCCAGAAACAAGGCTCTGGAAACAACTGGGCAAACGG TTACTGTGTTCACGGCCCTCAGCATAAGGACGCAGTGGAAGATCTGGTGAGGCGGGAGGTAGAACGCTGCGATCGCCTTGCAGGAATATTTGCCATGATGAGTGTGGCAGGGGGTACGGGTTCTGGCGTGGGCACCTATGTCACCCAGTGTCTGCGAGACACTTAtccacattcatttattcttaaTCACCTGACATGGCCCTATGGAACAGGAGAG GTTATCGTGCAAAACTACAATTCggttctcactctctctcgtcTCTACACGCTGTCTGACGCACTCGTGGTGCACGAGAATGACACGGTTCACAAAATCTGCAGCCAGCTGATGAACATCAAGCACATCTCTATCTCTGACGTTAACAAGGTGATCGCTCATCAACTGGGCAGCGTGCTGCAGCCTGCATACACCGCTGACTCGCCTGCTCACTACAGCCGAAACCCCATAG GTGAATTGCTGAGCTCCCTGGTGTGTCATCCCGAATACAAACTGCTCAACGTGTTGAACATTCCTCACATGTCTCAGACATCTCTGGCCTACAGTGCCTACACCTGGCCCGGACTGCTCAAGCATTTAAGACAAATGCTCATTGCCAATGCCAGAATGGAGGAAG GTATTGattggaaagtgtgtgtgccgTCGAACAGAGCAGAGAGCATAAGAAACACACAAATGGGTTTTAACAGATCACTCTCTAATCTTCTAATACTGCGGGGTAAAGACGTTTCCTCTGCCGATATAG GGGCGTTTAAGGAGCCTGGACTCTACGTGCCATGGGTTCCAGCAGATGGCACTTTCCACATGTGGCACTCCCCCGTGCCCTTCAGTGGCTATGAGAAGTTGGCCACTTTAGTCAGCAACAGCCAGTCCCTTTTGAATCCTCTGGATAATATTGTTAAGAAGGCCTGGAACATGTTTGCATCACG GGCCTATATTCATCAATATACCAAATTTGGAATTTCAGAAGAAGATTTTCTCGAAAGCTTTACCATGTTGGAACAGATTATCTCCAGCTACACTCACCTTTGA
- the tubd1 gene encoding tubulin delta chain isoform X1 yields the protein MSVVTVQLGQCGNQIGPEVFSAVYEDSTGANAQTYKQCSDERFFRENSHGVLVARAVLIDMEPKVITHAIAKASGSGKWRYGGKSHFCQKQGSGNNWANGYCVHGPQHKDAVEDLVRREVERCDRLAGIFAMMSVAGGTGSGVGTYVTQCLRDTYPHSFILNHLTWPYGTGEVIVQNYNSVLTLSRLYTLSDALVVHENDTVHKICSQLMNIKHISISDVNKVIAHQLGSVLQPAYTADSPAHYSRNPIGELLSSLVCHPEYKLLNVLNIPHMSQTSLAYSAYTWPGLLKHLRQMLIANARMEEGIDWKVCVPSNRAESIRNTQMGFNRSLSNLLILRGKDVSSADIGAFKEPGLYVPWVPADGTFHMWHSPVPFSGYEKLATLVSNSQSLLNPLDNIVKKAWNMFASRAYIHQYTKFGISEEDFLESFTMLEQIISSYTHL from the exons ATGTCGGTTGTGACAGTGCAGTTAGGTCAGTGCGGTAACCAGATAGGACCGGAAGTGTTTAGTGCTGTGTATGAAGACTCCACTGGAGCAAatgcacaaacatacaaacagtgCAGCGATGAGAGATTCTTCAGAGAGAATTCACACGGAG TGCTGGTGGCACGTGCAGTTCTTATTGACATGGAGCCCAAAGTAATTACTCATGCCATAGCAAAGGCGTCAGGCTCCGGAAAATGGAGATATGGGGGAAAATCCCACTTCTGCCAGAAACAAGGCTCTGGAAACAACTGGGCAAACGG TTACTGTGTTCACGGCCCTCAGCATAAGGACGCAGTGGAAGATCTGGTGAGGCGGGAGGTAGAACGCTGCGATCGCCTTGCAGGAATATTTGCCATGATGAGTGTGGCAGGGGGTACGGGTTCTGGCGTGGGCACCTATGTCACCCAGTGTCTGCGAGACACTTAtccacattcatttattcttaaTCACCTGACATGGCCCTATGGAACAGGAGAG GTTATCGTGCAAAACTACAATTCggttctcactctctctcgtcTCTACACGCTGTCTGACGCACTCGTGGTGCACGAGAATGACACGGTTCACAAAATCTGCAGCCAGCTGATGAACATCAAGCACATCTCTATCTCTGACGTTAACAAGGTGATCGCTCATCAACTGGGCAGCGTGCTGCAGCCTGCATACACCGCTGACTCGCCTGCTCACTACAGCCGAAACCCCATAG GTGAATTGCTGAGCTCCCTGGTGTGTCATCCCGAATACAAACTGCTCAACGTGTTGAACATTCCTCACATGTCTCAGACATCTCTGGCCTACAGTGCCTACACCTGGCCCGGACTGCTCAAGCATTTAAGACAAATGCTCATTGCCAATGCCAGAATGGAGGAAG GTATTGattggaaagtgtgtgtgccgTCGAACAGAGCAGAGAGCATAAGAAACACACAAATGGGTTTTAACAGATCACTCTCTAATCTTCTAATACTGCGGGGTAAAGACGTTTCCTCTGCCGATATAG GGGCGTTTAAGGAGCCTGGACTCTACGTGCCATGGGTTCCAGCAGATGGCACTTTCCACATGTGGCACTCCCCCGTGCCCTTCAGTGGCTATGAGAAGTTGGCCACTTTAGTCAGCAACAGCCAGTCCCTTTTGAATCCTCTGGATAATATTGTTAAGAAGGCCTGGAACATGTTTGCATCACG GGCCTATATTCATCAATATACCAAATTTGGAATTTCAGAAGAAGATTTTCTCGAAAGCTTTACCATGTTGGAACAGATTATCTCCAGCTACACTCACCTTTGA
- the rps6kb1b gene encoding ribosomal protein S6 kinase beta-1: MAGVFDIDLDQPEENVSDDELEEAQINDIMDQRSGFEFNMDDCEKIEISEDSVNQGTESIRPECFELLRVLGKGGYGKVFQVRKVTGAGSGKIFAMKVLKKAMIVRNAKDTAHTKAERNILEEVKHPFIVDLIYAFQTGGKLYLILEYLSGGELFMQLEREGIFMEDTACFYLAEISMALGHLHQKGIIYRDLKPENIMLNSQGHVKLTDFGLCKESIHDGTVTHTFCGTIEYMAPEILTRNGHNRAVDWWSLGALMYDMLTGAPPFTGENRKKTIDKILKCKLNLPPYLTQEARDLLKKLLKRTASSRLGAGPGDATEVQTHPFFRLINWEDLLARKVDPPFKPFLQSAEDVSQFDSKFTSQTPVDSPDDSTLSESANQVFLGFTYVAPSVLENVKEKFSFEPKIRSPRRFLGSPRTPVSPVKFPGDGWPRCPSMPGSSTLQSTSEHAMEVSTAEQMEISASTEVTAPLPIRQPTGSAMGAFKQQVYPVMAKRPEHLRMNL, translated from the exons ATGGCCGGTGTCTTCGATATTGATCTGGATCAGCCGGAGGAAAATGTCTCCGACGACGAGCTCGAGGAG GCGCAGATTAATGACATCATGGATCAGCGCAGCGGCTTTGAGTT TAACATGGACGACTGCGAGAAGATTGAGATCTCTGAGGACAGTGTAAATCAAGGCACTGAGAGCATTCGTCCTGAATGCTTTGAGCTGCTGCGTGTTTTGGGGAAAGGCGGCTATGGGAAG GTATTCCAGGTCCGGAAGGTGACCGGTGCCGGGTCAGGAAAAATATTTGCCATGAAAGTCTTGAAAAAG GCCATGATTGTCCGCAATGCCAAGGACACGGCCCACACCAAGGCTGAGCGCAACATCTTGGAAGAAGTGAAGCATCCTTTTATCGTCGACCTCATTTATGCCTTTCAGACCGGCGGCAAGCTTTATCTCATCCTCGAATACCTAAGTG GTGGGGAACTTTTCATGCAGCTAGAAAGGGAGGGCATTTTCATGGAAGACACTGCCTG CTTTTACTTGGCAGAAATTTCTATGGCCCTCGGCCACCTGCATCAAAAGGGCATCATCTACAGAGACCTTAAACCTGAAAACATCATGCTCAATAGCCAAG GCCATGTGAAATTGACTGACTTTGGACTGTGTAAGGAATCCATTCATGACGGGACGGTCACGCACACGTTCTGTGGCACTATCGAGTACAT GGCTCCAGAGATCCTGACAAGAAATGGACACAATCGCGCTGTCGACTGGTGGAGTCTTGGAGCCCTGATGTACGACATGTTAACTGGGGCA CCACCATTCACAGGGGAAAACCGAAAGAAAACCATCGATAAAATTCTTAAATGCAAACTGAATCTCCCACCCTACCTCACACAAGAAGCCAGGGACCTGCTTAAAAAG CTGCTGAAAAGAACTGCCTCATCTCGTCTTGGAGCTGGACCCGGAGATGCAACAGAGGTGCAG ACTCATCCATTCTTCCGGCTCATTAATTGGGAAGACCTTCTTGCACGGAAAGTAGATCCACCTTTCAAGCCTTTCCTG CAATCCGCTGAGGATGTGAGCCAATTTGATTCAAAGTTCACCAGCCAGACCCCTGTAGATAGTCCTGATGACTCCACACTCAGTGAAAGTGCAAATCAAGTCTTCCTG GGCTTTACATATGTAGCTCCATCTGTGTTGGAAAACGTAAAGGAGAAATTCTCATTTGAGCCAAAAATTCGATCACCTCGCCGCTTTTTAGGGAGCCCAAGAACGCCAGTGAG TCCAGTGAAGTTCCCTGGCGACGGCTGGCCTCGATGTCCCAGCATGCCTGGCTCTTCCACTCTTCAGTCCACCTCTGAGCATGCTATGGAAGTGTCTACTGCGGAACAAATGGAGATCTCAGCCAGCACCGAAGTCACCGCTCCACTACCTATCAGGCAACCCACTGGCTCGGCCATGGGCGCGTTCAAACAGCAGGTGTACCCTGTTATGGCAAAACGGCCAGAGCATCTACGCATGAACCTATGA